CTTTTAGATATAGCAATACTAAAATATACttcaaattggaaatttgtatataaattttacattgtattattttattctcGTATAAGTTCTCACGTGCCGctaagaaaaagaaaataacTTAATCATCTGGGGTAGAATTTAGGGTGGGGTTCCGAGACGAGGTGGGGACAACTGTTGATGATACTATAATAAATTCGCTGTcaaatattattcatttgtCAACGCAACCTCCCTTACTTTATCTGTTACTAtctatttataataatacttcTAGCAGGGCTTTAACGTTTTAAGACAACAGATAATAGTTGATTATTATGTATTGATATGAGCAAAATAAAGAGAAATAGATACCACTATATTATAATTCTACAACACTactttgtttctttttaatcAGCTCTCTTGCAATTTAAGTggtgattttattttcattatcttgAGTAAACCCCTGgggcaaaaaaaaaaaaaatagtagAAAGCCACATTGAAAATCTAGATTCTCTAACCACAAAAGAAAAGCCTTATTGATTTCTTAAAACTTTCCAAcgaatttttgttgtttagcAGTAAATTGTTTCTCTTCATACCACCATCTAATGGCTAAATCTCCTCGATTTATATCTAAACTCTCACTAATAACTTTCCATAAcatattgaataaaaattgttgttccTTTGAATCACTTCGCACAATTAAATCCCAAACTTGGTTTAACCACGGAATAAATACTGATAATGGAAAGTATGGAAccaaattaattaatgaaactATAGTTGCTTCTCTTGCTGTTTCTGGTGTTAATCGAgtatcaaaaaattcaaatggaTGGTTGTCAGAATTGGTCTTGGTTTTACCAACAAGATCAggtaaatatttttttatgaTTTTCTTTGATGGTGCCTTAGCTTTATTCTCATCAATAACATCATTGGCTAATTTCCCTTCTTGTTCTAATGTATTCAAAGTAGCATGTGCTTCAATCTCATTGACTGGTTGTGCTGATGTAAATGACACATTCGCCTCCCCGGATCCTGAAGATGATACTGACGTAATTGATTTGGGTTTAATTGGAACACCAGGTTCAATTCTAGAATATTTgttcaataaaaatatgaaaaactTCTCTGCcgaattaatgaaaatagtGTTCCCTCTGCTGTTATAATTATTGTAACTAATTGGATTGGATAAAATTTTCTTACCAATGGTTTCAATGGCAATACTCAATTGAGTTGCAGATATTCTTTGTGGAAATTGCTCAAGCACCAATTCAACATATCGCATAACATCATCTAAATTGACTTTACTATTATTggcaaaataaaataacaatacCGAATGACTAGcttctaataaatcattattagcATATTTTTTAGCATCAACCAAGTTAATCACAATGTtataaatttctttattaaaaatttcttgttgtcGATGTTGGGTAAGACGattcatttgttgaaaatagTTTTCCCATACTCCCAATACAAATAATATCTTAGAAGTATCTATATAATTAGAATTTAACACATCAGGATACatattgatttcttgataATTATTCATTAGACATAatgtcaatttttcaaatctgaCCCCTGTAGTAAGTGCCAATTCAATggttaaataataaacaaaattataattatcaaaCCCACCTTGTCCAATAGATagcaaaataaaattaatataatACAAATTGGTCATAATCTGCAATGAAATATCTTTATATTGGTATTCAATATTGttactattattagtagtatCTATTCGATTACCATAATACttttttgaagaaaaccaaaaaaaagttttattGGTCAATAGTCTACTGTTAGCAGTTAAAAATCGACTTAAAATACCttgaaatataattatttgtgaaaacaacaaattcttcataGTAAACCAGAAATTCTGTGTCAATGGATTATTACCTGTTCTTGCGTCAGGTGtgttattgaaattattgaaaagtgtataattttttgtttcatgATTCAAGtgtttgttgaaattggttattataattaaaCTTTGTCCAACAACTTGGTCTTCTAACTGAGTAAAATCTAATGCTGAAAAATAATGCTCAAGTAAAAATGAAAGTTTATTCAAATGTTTGACCACTGGTTTATTCATAATGTCATTCAGTATAACTGATTCAATGTTTTCATTATGGGGattcaattggaaaaatttctGATACACCAACATTGATACTTTACGATCAAGAAATATCATTTCAGTCAATTTCTGTATCATAAATATATTACTGATATTCTTGGTATGAACAACTGTATCACTGGAATCTTTGTGATGCCTCTCACTGTTCTTAAATACTAAGGCTAAACTCATTAAActcaaataattgatattattatcaagaCTTTGAGACAAACTATAAGGTAATGCATtgttaaacaattgatatatttCTTTATCTAAATTAGCAAAAAACCATTTATATTCAACGAAATTGACCTCAGTATACAATTGATCACGCAATTCATtagataataatattcCTGTGATAATGGGTAAAATTTTCCAACTATTCATTATTGGATTGtaatgttgaaaattttgtaattcttttaaaattatggtataaaattgtttgattgatattactggcattgaaattttcaattttttatcaataattaaCTTGACTActtcaataattaaataattcttctcaaattcaaaactaCTATTGATACTAgtaccactaccaccaaaACAAACAGGGCAATTTAAAAAACTTGCTATAACAAGTCGTAAATTATGTTCATGTCTGATATAAGGAATgtaattatataaatatccTAATACCTTATTGATTGTAGTATCTGGTTTAGGGTTTcttaattcattaataagAAAATCTAGTTCTTGTGGTGACAGATTGGTATTTGGGGTGCCCAGCAAGGTTGAAGGTATTCCAGGACCATTCTGTGATAATAATGCTCTACCTTGAGGACCCAAGCTTTGATATAAGTTTGACATCACAATTGATATAATACGGTCGGCTGGGGTATACACAATGATATAGAGTTTGCTAAAGTGGAAATTATAAGAATGTTGGGGTTTATATGAGAGCTAAAGAAAAggtggtttttttttcttttccttttgaGATTTCTATTAGCATTTTCCTCCACATATCCGCATGGTATCAATTTGTACTTTCACacgtaaaaaaaaataccacTTGTATTCAAAGGTGTGGGGGAAAAATTTGACAAGTCGTGCGAATTCTCTTCAAACTCAGGTGGTTTTGCCGAGGAGTTTTATTAGTAACCCAAGTATGACTAGTTTCCTTTAGAGAACGGTCACCACTTAGTTTGAGTAAAATAATAGTTTTAGTTGATCAATATCTACCAGTTGTAGCTAGTACGAGCTAATGCTACTTATTAAGACCAGGCCAACAACgacaaaaataaatttatatgtggttgaattttttttttttgcaaccaaaAAGTGAATTCAAT
The sequence above is a segment of the Candida albicans SC5314 chromosome 3, complete sequence genome. Coding sequences within it:
- the PEX8 gene encoding Pex8p (Putative peroxisomal biogenesis factor; expression regulated during planktonic growth); protein product: MSNLYQSLGPQGRALLSQNGPGIPSTLSGTPNTNSSPQELDFLINELRNPKPDTTINKVLGYLYNYIPYIRHEHNLRLVIASFLNCPVCFGGSGTSINSSFEFEKNYLIIEVVKLIIDKKLKISMPVISIKQFYTIILKELQNFQHYNPIMNSWKILPIITGILLSNELRDQLYTEVNFVEYKWFFANLDKEIYQLFNNALPYSLSQSLDNNINYLSLMSLALVFKNSERHHKDSSDTVVHTKNISNIFMIQKLTEMIFLDRKVSMLVYQKFFQLNPHNENIESVISNDIMNKPVVKHLNKLSFLLEHYFSALDFTQLEDQVVGQSLIIITNFNKHLNHETKNYTLFNNFNNTPDARTGNNPLTQNFWFTMKNLLFSQIIIFQGILSRFLTANSRLLTNKTFFWFSSKKYYGNRIDTTNNSNNIEYQYKDISLQIMTNLYYINFILLSIGQGGFDNYNFVYYLTIELALTTGVRFEKLTLCLMNNYQEINMYPDVLNSNYIDTSKILFVLGVWENYFQQMNRLTQHRQQEIFNKEIYNIVINLVDAKKYANNDLLEASHSVLLFYFANNSKVNLDDVMRYVELVLEQFPQRISATQLSIAIETIGKKILSNPISYNNYNSRGNTIFINSAEKFFIFLLNKYSRIEPGVPIKPKSITSVSSSGSGEANVSFTSAQPVNEIEAHATLNTLEQEGKLANDVIDENKAKAPSKKIIKKYLPDLVGKTKTNSDNHPFEFFDTRLTPETAREATIVSLINLVPYFPLSVFIPWLNQVWDLIVRSDSKEQQFLFNMLWKVISESLDINRGDLAIRWWYEEKQFTAKQQKFVGKF